Genomic segment of Sebastes fasciatus isolate fSebFas1 chromosome 3, fSebFas1.pri, whole genome shotgun sequence:
tctaattttaagtaaactgtcatagtataatacACCACCACATGCATAGaatctgagttaaaaaaaaaagtttacttttttatgccagaacagtgggatctccatatgcatttatcacagcccctgtaacatccaacatcatacgttgagagggcacatacactgagagggtgcatctctttgctaATGAAAGAAAgcattgactgagttaatctttgtatgtaaactattaattttaaaaaatcgatggtgtttttgagaattgatagtTTCGCAAAACATATCGCTATTAGGACTGTCTTTCAATTAAAAtctttaatcgcaattaattgcatgattgtccatagttaatcacaaattaatcgcacatgttttatcagttcaaaatgtaacttaaagggagatttgtcaaatatttattactgttatcaacatgggagtgggcaaatatgcttgctttatgcaattgtATGACAGagtaattttatttaataaaaatcaattaaaaaacacaaatgacaatgacagatattgtccagaaaccctcacaggtactgcatttagcataaaaaatatgcccaaatcataacatggcaaactgcagcccaacaggcaacaacagctgtcagtgtgtcagtgtgctgacttgactatgacttgccccaaactgcatgtgattatcataaagtgggcatgtctgtaaaggggagactcgtgggtacccatacaacccattttcattcacatatcttgaggtcagaggtcaagggacccctttgaaaatggccataccagtttttcctctccaaaattttgtgtaagtttggagtgatATTTTGCCTCTTTCAAGCTATGGCATGCTTAGTACCAATgggttctttaggttttctagttttatatgatgccagtatcttatagctttataactgagcccgctgcaacctaaaaattgcaagttgccttaattaatgtgtattaattaagtgttaaagaaatgaatggcgttaaaatgaatttgcgttaatgtgttattaacgcgttaactttgacagccctaatgatatCATAACATGCTGATGAGTTGAGTTTACAGCATCATGATCACCTGGTTAATTGTCACACAtggaaaaaatattcaaatttgaGTGTTAAATACTCTGTTGCAAATATTACATTATCTGTGGACCGCAGGCTAAAACATGAAGACTTGTGCAATCACCCGCACATACAGTACTTTGATCCTGTTCATATTGCGTGATCTAAACCTATAAATTAAGTCATTtaactttatttgtttttactctcTCACTTAGCTtgctttgcaattaatcgtTGGCCACGGTCCAATCTGGTCTCATCATCTCttatctctgtctctgtatcACTTTACGTTTATCTGATTTCACCCCCTCTGCCATCTTTCAATTTCCTCCAGCAATTTGCATCACGGGGAAGAGGGGGGGTTGACTAAATTAGCAGATCAATAGGCCATCAAACAGTCTTTAAGTGTGACACATACACAGACCTCCTGTCTCAGGTTCCCCCCTCTAACTAATAGCCTTGTTGTTTACTTTACAATGTGCTGTGTCATGTAGTTTGGGTCTCAGGTTGCCCTCCAGTGCATCGGGACACCCCGGGGGAATCCTCGGACGCTGGAGACACACATTTTGttcttgtcttgttttatcaGAATGACTGACATTGTCCTCACCAAATtgagtatgttttttttctagagGTCGACTGattgtggatttttaaaggctgatataataacgatagtttggagcagTAAAAAGCTGATAGCCGGTTAATTGGCCAATACCCTACCCCGTGAAAAACATTGACACTGTCGGAAATTCACAATATTTGACTTTAGTACAACCTACCTAACTAACTGACATCTAAGTCAAAGTAACAAATAcctataaatcaataaatacatgaatacataaatCTGGAACTGAACATCAAACTAACcataaattattttttgaaagagaaaagtgaaagtgaaaggtaTCTCACCGTCAGCCGTAGTTAATGACATGCTTTTCTTCTgtcggctacttttgcatacGCCGTCTTTACTAAACCAGTTTTTGTCACTCTGAATTTAGGTAAGAAATCATATTTATTGTACAAATTATATACAATGATAACATAACCGTTCTGTGGCGTATGACTggccaggattacttctgttgcgCGTCCCATTAACCCAAATTGGTAAGTATGTTAAAGTAGCAGTTTTTCCTCCATTTTCTTTTCCTCCCGGTCTGCCTGTCTCGTATCGACgacaaagagctgatagtgttGCGTTTTATATTCGAGAGATAACTTTTGAGTGGAGAAATAAACTGAAAACGGTTCAGATATAACATGAAGTTTGTAAAACATCCTATCCAATTAATCGGCCAAAATGATTAATCGGTCAACCTCTATAGTTCTGTTCACCGTCTGACAGACGCATACATCATTGGCCTATAGAGCCTAAAACGGAGCATCTATACGAGATCCTCCACGTGAAGTCTTTTTGTGACCGTCTTTCTGTGCTTTCATGTCGCAGAAACACGTTCAGGGACAGTCTCTCCCATCGTCTTGGGCGATGACCTTTGTCAGATGACTGGGAGAGGTCAACAGAGGTTAAAGTAACAAGCGAGCTGAGAGAGGGGGCCCCCGTCTAGTCATGCAGAAAAGAGCTGCTAGAGAGTTTTACACTGGCgtgatgtgcacacacacacacacacacacacacacacaaacagagtcaCCCTCCAACCAACAGGAACAGGACTTCCTTGCTCCTGACCAGCCCGACCTCAGCTATAGAGAGGCGCAGACCCATGCAGAAATACAAACGCGATCGTAGTTTTTCCAACACAAACACGCACTCATCAACTGGTTTTAacagatctctctctctttgttacaccctctcctcctcagcccTTTCTCATTCAGTCATAATCGCACACAGTCAGGCTTCAGTGCACCGACTACTGTGATGAGCTATGACAAGGCGAGGGGCGGGAGGCTAGTACAGTAAGAATGGGAGGGGAGGATGGAGTGACAAAATGAAAAGGGCTCAGTGGTAGAAACAATTAGCACTTCTTATAAGAAGCATTGAGGGGAATTAGTGCATTCATGTCTGATGTACTCAGTAACGTCATTCATAATAAATCTAATTTTGTATTAAGGATAATTTTACCTTAGTCTCTGCAGTCCAAAGATCCCGCCTGAGTGCCTTTATGATAGTATGATCTTCAATTTATGTCTCCATTAAATACGACTTCAATGTTAATAACATACCATTTGGCCACACCTCGCATCTTGACAGTCTGCCATCATGTCTGAGCGGGTATAGCCGCCAGGGATTGTGGGTACTGAGCGGTGGTGTGACTCTCTCTAGCAGCTCTGAAACACGAGACAGCGGAACAGGCCTCTCTTCTTCGGTGaatagacaaacacacagtgtgtgtgtctttgaatCACACACGTAATGATGCATGCAAATGCCTCAGAGATTTCTTTATTATTTGGTGCAGTGGATCGATAATGAGCAAACAGTCTGATTTTTTATGTGAAATCCTGTTTGCATCCGAAATGTGTACCTACTTTATGCcttttaaagttttaattttCTGTTCGGTATGATGGATGTAAAGGGTAAGTGTATGAAGTGCACTGGGGGTCAAAGGGCAGCTCTGATAAGGACAACTGTCATTCAGCTCAGTCAATGCAGGAAGTGAATTTTCATTAGTGGAAAAAATAGCATCCTTCTCACAGTGTTTTTCATCCTTAGACAATTAATGTAGGATCATTTTAGATTGGACTTTGGTTGGACCCAGTTTAGTTCTGCACTACTAACAAGTGTTGTTGTCTAAATCAAGGCTATTAAAGTCTGTGGCACGAGGAGGGTGAGGGGAAAAACCGCTCCCTGCAGGGatcaataaattattaaattgttaCGTTTGGTGTTCGTAAAATCATGAGGTTCCAAAAGAATCTGAACTTTACACTTTGAAGCTTATCAGACTGCCGCAATcatttgagatatttcaaaGGTCAGTATCATTGGTCTCTTTAAATAACCACAAGAACAGTAAAGAGTTTAGTTAAGAAACAAACTCCAAAATAAAACGGGTGGTCTAGAAGGTCATATTTTGCCATCTCagtattttccaaaaatgttccCAGAAAGAGAAGCCATATTAGACTAACTCATGTCATGTTGTCTATTTCCCATTCTGCATAGTTTACATCCTCAATCTGCAGATTATATCACCAGTTACACAAATATGTTTaggtttgttttttacatttcttttttctttctttctttgagtAACATTACAATTGAAATGCACTGGATCCTCCTGATATTGAACTGTCAGCGCTGGttactgacttttttctcttttattcccGAACTGTTCCAAGTGACCATATTATAAAGAGTCACACATTCCACGAAGCAGATATGTAACAACTAAGACGTGTTATCAAAGGAGCAGGAAATCCAAAAGGCCAAGAACCCTGTTTCTTTGTAGTGCGTTCTGCCGTATGAGGTGTATTTCCAAAGCGCAAACCCAAATCTTTTAGTAACACGCCCGGCCTGAAGCTGGTCCATAAGGAATGAGCCTTGGCTTGGTTTCACCGGGAGCACAGCCTTCCATTGTGTACACACTTTGAATTCTGCTGAGGCTGCCGGTAAATCGGTCTGTGGCTGTGGTACGACGGCAGAGTGGCCTCCGTTCAGGATCTAGACGCTGTCTCACACAGAAACTTAGGAAGGGACGAGCCTCGCCTCGCCTCCCGTCTGCATGAGTTGATCGTGTTGCTTACGATGTTGTGTTTGTATGAATATGCCAGGTATATCTGAAAGCTTTTACAcagtagggctgggtgatatggagaaaatcaaatatgacaatattttttaccaaacCTCAATGTCgatattgcgacgatattgtagggttggcCATTGGTGCTTTTACTAAATATTTACACGATGAGATTTATGATAAATtgtcatcagtaatgtggatgtAATTACTGATTGTGTAAAGGGGAatacagtctggtaagttcagaaaatgacatcactttactgtaatgcagcctttaaaaccaggaaaagacaacacttgtaTACGATATTATGATAAAAGACGacatctagtctcatatcacgatatcaatATAATACCAATATATTGCTCAGCCCACACAGAAACTTAGAAGGGGATGAGTCTCGCCTCCTGTCTGTCCACCACTTTCTGCATGCAAGAAATATGTATTGGCCAACATGTATATATGAATGGTAACGGATCGGTATTCTTCCAAACATTTTTAGCTTCTCAAGGAAGAACAAAATTAGTCTTGTATCATATCGCCAATCATGTATACCATATGTGTAGTTTAGATCACAGCAGTTGCAGATAAATACTTTTAATACTACTAATTTTGATATCGACATCCCCTGTTATGTACATTTTACCCAAAGTTACTGACATTATTacagtttaaatgtttttgttgtttctaCTCAAAATATCAAGCTGTTAGTTCTGGATTTTATAAGCGATTCTGaatttattcttgttttatgcCATTTATACAAACTGCTTTGCtcccactttaaaacacagtACATGCAGTGGTTAAAAATGTTGAGGCCTGAGTgttttgcagaaaaaaatagGAGTGTGTGCCTACAAGCACTTTGGGCCTATTGGTTTCAGCAAGCATTGTGTCATTTGAAATAGATTCTAGATTAAGCGGCCTTGACTGACACCAAGTGTTTTTTGCTTTGATTTAAGATTTTGCAACTTTTAATATAAGTCCTCTCATATTATTTTACCTATAAAAATACATGTGGCACTTTCTGCTGAAATTACAAAGGCACTGTATAAAAACCTTACCAAACTGTTTGGATTAATAAACAGACCAAATTGTACACATTGCATCCTCATCATCTGCAATTCCATGTAAAGACAAAACCGGTCTATAACACAACAGAAAGAGTTCAGTTGGAAATAGTGAATCAGTCCTGTGATAATATTTCTTGAATGAAGATGTTTTTAATTACAGTTTCAATAAAATGGTGTAATGAGCCTATAGACAAACGTTGAATAAAGTAAGAATAGTATGATgctcagaagaaaaaaaatagacatGCGTGAAAcatataataaaatgttaattacATTCATTTAAATACATAGATAATTTCAGTAAATTCAAAAATTCATTATGATACAGGAAAATGCATGCAAATAGCTAGGCTATAGTAATTTCTTTGGTGGCTTATAGGCTGCTGAAAATGCTGCTGtcgatgatgatgataataataatcataataataataataataataataatgtcatgtaaacaataaaatgttGGGATTGATATTGTTTTAGGCCTCCCTCAGGCTATCATTAGCTTAGCCTTCCTAAACACGGCTCTGTTTTATTAGTATCAGGCCTACAAAACGCATGGTTgtgactgaaaaataaataatacccAATCAGCTTATTTTTGAAGTGATATGTTAACTGCTCCTCTGTCGTTGTACTCGCAGTCTTCATAAACAGTAAGGCCGCAGCACCTTTTAAATGCTTGAAACTTGGCAACAGACCACCAAAAAGTGTCTCTTTTCACTTGGGGAATGAATGAAAGCATCATACGTCCCCATCGTACAGGCTGAAGTACTTGCTGGCGTTAGTGAAGCAGAGGTAAGGCGTGCTACTGCCCGGGTAGACGATGGGTAGAGGCATGGGCAGCAGGCATCTGCCCAGCAGGTTGCTCTCCTTGTACAAGGCCGGCAGCTGACCCACCGACACCGGCTTCACAGTCTCGGGGTAATCGCTAACAGGTCCGTCGATCTCGGTGGAGATTTGCCGTTTCAACTTATTCCTGCGGTTCTGAAACCATATTTTCACCTGCGTCTCCGTGAGCTGCAGGGAGCTCGCGAGGCAGGCGCGCTCTGCGCTGCTCAGGTAGCGTTTCATGTCGAAGGTAGACTCCAACTGGAAGATCTGTCTCTTGGAAAAAATAGTGCGCGTCTTCTTTTTCGTGATGATTTTGCTTTTCTTGCTGCCCCCCTTGTGGGTGTCCGTGGTCGccgtggtggtggtagtggtggtggtggagctgCTGTCGTCGCAGCTGCTGTCGCCGCTCTCGAAGCGCGCCTCCTCGGTCACTTTGTGCGCGTCTCCGCTGCGGCTGATGACGACCGACTCCGACGCTCCGGTGCGGTCAGTGATCAACTCTGCGAACAAAAAAATGACACTTTGTTTATAACCCGCTGTGGTTCAGTCTGAACTGTTTTGCCACATTAACCTGGAAACGTAAAAACCGTCTGATGAGTGCTGTGcgtaatggtaaatggacttgcatttatatatagcgcttttctagtctttcgaccactcaaagcgctttacactacatttcagtattcacccattcatgtCAGAGGCTGCtgaggtgccaactttgcccatcaggatctgatctaaatactcattcacacaccgatggttAAGCCTTCGGgtgcaatttggggttaagtgtcttgctcaaggacacatcgacatgtgacccggagcagccggggatcgaacctcCGACcttctaccctctgagccacagccgccgcTTAATGGTGAACGCACAGATGTCAGAAGGTGTCAGAAGCGCACAGCTACAAATTCACCAAAAAAAACCTCTCTCACCTTTGTGGTTGAGCCTGCTGCCCGGGTCctgtctctgctgctgggaTACTATGTGCTCCTCGTGGTGCCTCTGGAGAGCGTCTTTACGCGTCGCCCTGCAGGCCGAGTCATCCTGCAACCCGGAGGGGTGGTGGTGATGACAGCTGTCACAGTTCCTCCCGCTCGTCTTGAGGTTGAGGATGTTGTCAATAGTGAATTTGAGAGAGGCGGCGGCGGGTCTGCATGGCGCGTCCACTTTGTTCATATTCTCCAACGCTTTTTAagtcctttttgttttgtttacttcCTGCGACTCTCTACTCGCCGTTAAGTCTAAACCAACCGTGGGACGTTAATGTGACCACTAACCATGCATCATAGCAGCAGCCACTGAGCAGACAGACACTGCTAGGCTGGCGATGCTCTGCCTGTAACagtcactgcacacacacaccggatGGAGCGCGTGGTTGTGCTCGCTGATTGGTTCAGAGGAGCGTGCAGTGCGGACCAATGAGAGCGAGGGGATGGAGGACGGAGGATGGGGGGGGTGTTGTTGTGCCCTCCACTCACACGCCTCCCTTCATCTTCATACATCTGCTGCAACTAAACCCGGGGTCCAGAGCCTTGCAGGGGTCCCTCAGGAAAATAAAGAGTTTAATTTCACTGTTATTTCACACCATACTGTATGCGCGCTGTGagaccatacacacacacacacacacacacacacacacacactattgatGGAGGTTTTGATTCAGCCGACACTCTGTTGTCTGAAGTTCGGCCAGGTTGCTTAATTCGAGTCAGATGTGGGGGTCCCAAactttgaaaaacaaattgtCAACTAATATGCAGCCTGAAAGTAAATCATATTATCATTAGTGTCACTgctttgtgcgtgtgtgtgtgtgtgtgtgtgtgtgtgtgtgtgtgtgtgtgtgtgtgtgtgtgtgtgtgtgtgtgtgtgtgtgtgtgtgtgtgtgtgtgtgtgtgtgtgtgtgtgtgtgtgtgtgtgtgtgtgcgtgcgtgcgtgcgtgcgtgcgtgcgtgcgtgcgtgcgtgtgtgtgtatctgagaCACTTACGCATATATAGT
This window contains:
- the hmx4 gene encoding H6 family homeobox 4, coding for MNKVDAPCRPAAASLKFTIDNILNLKTSGRNCDSCHHHHPSGLQDDSACRATRKDALQRHHEEHIVSQQQRQDPGSRLNHKELITDRTGASESVVISRSGDAHKVTEEARFESGDSSCDDSSSTTTTTTTTATTDTHKGGSKKSKIITKKKTRTIFSKRQIFQLESTFDMKRYLSSAERACLASSLQLTETQVKIWFQNRRNKLKRQISTEIDGPVSDYPETVKPVSVGQLPALYKESNLLGRCLLPMPLPIVYPGSSTPYLCFTNASKYFSLYDGDV